A region of the Roseobacter denitrificans OCh 114 genome:
GATTTCGACCTCTTTCTGCTGGCAGGGCGCTACACCTTGCTGGAACAAAAAGCACTGGACAGTTTCTTACCGCTTTGCGTTGAACGCGGGATCGGCATTGTAACAGGCGGTCCCTATAATTCCGGCATATTGGCCACAGGTGCCAAGCCCGGTGCGTTTTACAATTACGATCCGGCACCTCAGGAAATCATGGACCGGGTGAACGCAATCGAGGCGGTCTGCACGCAGCATGGTGTGCGCATGGTGGACGCCGCTTTCCAGTTCCCGCTTTTGCACCCGGCTCATGTGGCCGTCATTCCCGGCGGTCAGGGTGTAGGCGAAATGCACGCCAATCTGGAGGCGGCACAGGCCGACATCCCCGCAGCGCTTTGGGCGGACCTGAAGGCCAAAGGGCTGATGCGCCCGGACGCACCGGCGTGAGGTAGCTATGAAAATCGACGCACATCAGCATTTCTGGCAGCCTGCGCGGGGCGATTACCACTGGATGCCGCAGGACAATGCAACCCTGAACCGCGCCTATGCGCCGGATGATCTGGCGCGGATACTGGCGGCCCATGATATCGACGGCACGGTTCTGGTTCAGGCCGCCGCGACGCTGCATGAAACCGAATATATGTTGGGCCTTGCGGATGCCTCCCCCTTTGTCAAAGGCGTCGTCGGCTGGATTGATTTCGAGGACCCCTCCCATCTGACCCATCTGGAACGCTGGGCGCGGCATCCAAAGTTTCTGGGGGTGCGACCGATGATTCAGGATATCCCCGATGTCGACTGGATGCTGCGCGACGACGTGCAATGGGCTTACGCAGCGCTGATCGATCTGGATCTGACCTTTGATGCGCTCGGGTTTGCGCAACATATCCCGAATTTTCTGACGATTGCGCAACGCTATCCGGCCCTCAGGGTCGTCTTTGATCACGCGATGAAACCACAGATCAGGGACCAGCGTGCAGGCAAGGACATATTTCCGGCATGGGCCGAGGGCATGCGCCAACTGGCACAGGAAACCAGCGGCATGTGCAAACTGTCAGGCTTGGTGACAGAGGCGGATGAGGGCTGGCAGGTCGAGGATCTGGCCCCCTTCGCCGCCCATTTGCTTGAGGTATTCGGCCCGGATCGCGTGATGTGGGGGTCGGACTGGCCGGTTTGCCGATTACAGGCCGAATATGACGTTTGGTATGGCGCTGCGCAGACACTCACCAAGGGTTTGAGCACAGACGAACGTACAGCGATCTTTGGCGGAACAGCCGCGCGGCTTTACCGATTGAGCTGAGCGTCCAGAAAGGCGTGCAGCGCGTCATCATCATCGCGTTGCGCCACCGGCGTCGAAACCAGCCACGCGGCTGCGGCCTGCGCGCGCGGCAAGGCTTCATTGATGCTGGCACCCTGCGAAACAGTGGCGGCCAAGGCCCCGACAAACATGTCCCCCGCGCCATGGGTGGACGCAACCGCAACATCGCAGGCCGGATAGGATGATCCACCATACACCACACCCTGCGCCCCAAGAGTCGTAAGCATCTCCGGTTTTTGCGCCAGGTCAGCATAGAATGCCGCTTCAACCCGGTTGACGATCAACAGATCGGTCTGCGCCAGCAGATCATCCGCGAGCGGCCGCGCCGGGGCGGCGTTGAGCCAAACCGAAGCACCCAAAACCTGCGCCCGCTGCGCGATGGCGCGGTTTACCGCATGGGGGATTTCATTCTGAAGCAGGACAATCGACACCTCGGGCGGGATTTCGATCTGGTCTGCGTCGATGGCAAGGTTGGCGGCCGAAACGATCACCGCACCATAGGCACCGTCATCATTCACGATAGCGGTGCTCATACCGCTGGGACCGGGATCGCGCTGCACTTGGCTGATATTAAATGAGCTTGCCGCAAGACGTGCGCGCAGAACGTCGCCAAAGGCATCGCTGCCGGCGCGTCCGGCAAAATGGACATCCCCCCCCAAGCGGGCCGCCGCCAGCGCCTGATTGCCCCCCTTGCCGCCAAAGACATAGTCCACGCCGCTGCCCGCCAGCGTTTCGTCAATATCGGGGATGTGCGGAGCGCGCACGACCACATCAAGGTGCAACGCACCCACCACCAGAATGCTCATTTCAGCATGGCCGCCTGTACCAGCCGCATGGACAGGGGCGCATCCTGTCGGGCGATGGCCGCTTGCAGATCAGCATCCCCGGCAAGCCCCTGCGCAATCGCGCGCAGCCGGTTCACCACGTCGATATTGGTGCGCGCCTCTGCCACCGGGTCAAGACCGGAATGGTCCGGGAAGGTATCGAAATAAATCGCCCCATCATACCCTGCGCGCGTCAGTTCCACGAGCAGTTCAATGGTCTGCACCGGATGCACGGCCCCCACCATCAGCCCGTTGTCCCATTTCCCGTAGCCATCGTTAAGATGCACACCGAGGATGCGCGAATGACGCGCCACGAGGGCGGCGGCAAAAGCGGGCATCTCGTCGGCATAAAGCACATGGGCAAAATCAAGAGTTACACCGGTATTGGGCC
Encoded here:
- a CDS encoding amidohydrolase family protein, yielding MKIDAHQHFWQPARGDYHWMPQDNATLNRAYAPDDLARILAAHDIDGTVLVQAAATLHETEYMLGLADASPFVKGVVGWIDFEDPSHLTHLERWARHPKFLGVRPMIQDIPDVDWMLRDDVQWAYAALIDLDLTFDALGFAQHIPNFLTIAQRYPALRVVFDHAMKPQIRDQRAGKDIFPAWAEGMRQLAQETSGMCKLSGLVTEADEGWQVEDLAPFAAHLLEVFGPDRVMWGSDWPVCRLQAEYDVWYGAAQTLTKGLSTDERTAIFGGTAARLYRLS
- a CDS encoding PfkB family carbohydrate kinase; the protein is MSILVVGALHLDVVVRAPHIPDIDETLAGSGVDYVFGGKGGNQALAAARLGGDVHFAGRAGSDAFGDVLRARLAASSFNISQVQRDPGPSGMSTAIVNDDGAYGAVIVSAANLAIDADQIEIPPEVSIVLLQNEIPHAVNRAIAQRAQVLGASVWLNAAPARPLADDLLAQTDLLIVNRVEAAFYADLAQKPEMLTTLGAQGVVYGGSSYPACDVAVASTHGAGDMFVGALAATVSQGASINEALPRAQAAAAWLVSTPVAQRDDDDALHAFLDAQLNR